A single window of Engraulis encrasicolus isolate BLACKSEA-1 chromosome 20, IST_EnEncr_1.0, whole genome shotgun sequence DNA harbors:
- the lrrc3b gene encoding leucine-rich repeat-containing protein 3B — translation MSAVDVWHCRCRSIPMWCLLLQSLVLMALCFPPASMCPKGCSCLRTDLPPLPAAHLQPVHGLNVTCSQSRLKEIPRDLPSDTVLLRLDRNHISAIPDRAFGGLRMLRELNLSSNALETLGDGAFSGLEASLQLLDLSHNRITTVAREAFSRLKARVVVEGNPWHCDCALQQALGGMAAHNHEAATRVLCRSTELLRHPLPDDEHYNVDADGQPYMVDADLCNLAKRTTDYAMLVTMFGWFAMVISYVVYYVRQNQEDARRHLEYLKSLPSKPKRADEAEDISTVV, via the exons ATGTCAGCGGTGGACGTGTGGCACTGCCGCTGCCGCTCCATCCCCATGTGGTGCCTGCTGCTGCAGAGCCTGGTGCTGATGGCCCTGTGCTTCCCGCCCGCCAGCATGTGCCCAAAGGGCTGCTCCTGCCTACGGACCGACCTGCCGCCGCTGCCCGCCGCC CACCTGCAGCCCGTCCACGGCCTGAACGTGACATGCAGCCAGTCGCGGCTCAAGGAGATCCCGCGCGACCTGCCGTCGGACACCGTGCTGCTGCGTCTGGACCGGAACCACATCTCGGCCATTCCGGACCGAGCCTTCGGCGGCCTGCGCATGCTGCGCGAGCTCAACCTCTCCAGCAACGCGCTAG AGACGCTGGGCGACGGCGCCTTCTCTGGCCTGGAGGCCTCACTGCAGCTGCTGGACCTGTCCCACAACCGCATCACGACGGTGGCCCGGGAGGCCTTCTCGCGGCTGAAGGCGCGCGTGGTCGTCGAGGGCAACCCGTGGCACTGCGACTGCGCCCTGCAGCAGGCGCTCGGCGGCATGGCTGCGCACAACCACGAGGCGGCCACGCGCGTGCTCTGCCGCAGCACCGAGCTCCTGCGCCACCCGCTGCCGGACGACGAGCACTACAACGTGGACGCCGACGGACAGCCGTACATGGTAGACGCCGACCTGTGCAACTTGGCCAAGCGCACCACGGACTACGCCATGCTGGTGACCATGTTTGGCTGGTTCGCCATGGTGATATCGTACGTGGTGTACTACGTGCGGCAGAACCAGGAGGACGCCAGACGACACCTGGAGTACCTCAAGTCGCTGCCCAGCAAACCCAAACGGGCCGACGAGGCCGAGGACATCAGCACCGTGGTGTAG
- the LOC134435983 gene encoding keratin-associated protein 5-1-like — CVCVCVCVCVCVCVCVCVCVCCVCVCVCVCVCVCVCVCVCVCVCVCTGCKVCLCVCVRVCVCVCVCVCVCVCVCVCVCVCVCVCVCACVRVHVRVRMCVCVCVCVFGAKCVCVCVCVCVCVCVCVCVCVCVCVCVCVCVCVCVCVCVCVCVCVCVCVCVCVCVCVSVCVCVCVFVCKCHSLHKRIG, encoded by the exons tgtgtgtgtgtgtgtgtgtgtgtgtgtgtgtgtgtgtgtgtgtgtgtgtgtgtgtgtgtgtgt tgtgtttgtgtgtgtgtgtgtgtgtgtgtgtgtgtgtgtgtgtgtgtgtgtgtgtgtgtgtgtgtgtgtgtgtgtactgggtgcaaagtgtgtttgtgtgtgtgtgtgcgtgtgtgtgtgtgtgtgtgtgtgtgtgtgtgtgtgtgtgtgtgtgtgtgtgtgtgtgtgtgtgta tgtgtgtgtgtgtgtgtgtgtgcgtgtgtgcgtgtgcatgtgcgtgtgcgtatgtgtgtgtgtgtgtgtgtgtgtgtgttcggtgcgaagtgtgtgtgtgtgtgtgtgtgtgtgtgtgtgtgtgtgtgtgtgtgtgtgtgtgtgtgtgtgtgtgtgtgtgtgtgtgtgtgtgtgtgtgtgtgtgtgtgtgt gtgtgtgtgtgtgtgtgtgtgtgtgtgtgtgtgtgtgtgtgtgtgtgtgtgtgtgtgtgtgtgtgtgtctgtgtgtgtctgtgtgtgtgtgtttgtgtgc AAGTGTCACTCACTACACAAGAGGATCGGCTGA